From Skermanella sp. TT6, a single genomic window includes:
- a CDS encoding nitrate/nitrite transporter — protein sequence MHSSFWKAGHPPTLFAAFLYFDVSFMVWVLLGPLGVQISETLALSPAQKGLMVATPVLAGAFLRVVLGLMVDRIGPKLTGIIGQLLVIGALGAAWLVQLSALWQVMLLAVFLGVAGASFAVALPLASRWYPPEHQGTALGIAGAGNSGTVFAALFAPTLAVWYGWNSVFGLALIPLGIAFVAFLVMAKDSPDAPPPKSLKEYLAVLREVDAWWFMFFYSVTFGGFVGLASSLTIYFNDLYGLGAVEAGYFTAACVFLGSVMRPVGGYLADRIGGIRSLSIMYAIAAAFLIIVSFGLPNAWLALIAFGCAMQALGMGNGAVFQLVPQRFRREIGVMTGMVGMSGGIGGFYLASSLGLSKQWFGDYQAGFLVFALLAVVALLGLSGVKRRWRTTWGAAHMTAAKV from the coding sequence ATGCACTCTAGTTTCTGGAAGGCGGGTCATCCACCGACCCTGTTCGCCGCGTTCCTGTATTTCGATGTCAGCTTCATGGTATGGGTGCTGCTGGGGCCGCTCGGCGTCCAGATTTCCGAAACCCTCGCGCTCAGCCCGGCCCAGAAGGGCCTGATGGTGGCCACCCCCGTACTGGCCGGAGCGTTCCTGCGCGTCGTGCTAGGCCTGATGGTCGACCGGATCGGCCCGAAGCTGACCGGCATCATCGGCCAGCTGCTGGTGATCGGGGCGCTCGGCGCCGCATGGCTGGTCCAACTGTCCGCCCTGTGGCAGGTGATGCTGCTGGCCGTGTTCCTCGGCGTCGCCGGCGCCTCCTTCGCCGTGGCCCTGCCGCTGGCGTCGCGCTGGTACCCGCCCGAGCACCAGGGAACCGCGCTGGGCATCGCCGGCGCCGGCAACTCCGGCACTGTCTTCGCGGCCCTGTTCGCACCGACGCTGGCCGTCTGGTACGGCTGGAACAGCGTCTTCGGGCTGGCCCTCATTCCGCTGGGCATCGCCTTCGTGGCCTTCCTCGTCATGGCGAAGGACAGCCCGGATGCCCCGCCGCCCAAGTCCCTGAAGGAATATCTGGCGGTGCTCCGGGAGGTCGACGCCTGGTGGTTCATGTTCTTCTACAGTGTGACCTTCGGTGGCTTCGTCGGCCTCGCGTCCTCCCTGACCATCTACTTCAACGACCTCTACGGGCTGGGCGCCGTGGAAGCGGGCTACTTCACGGCGGCCTGTGTCTTCCTGGGGTCGGTGATGCGGCCGGTGGGCGGCTATCTCGCCGACCGGATCGGCGGTATCCGGTCGCTCAGCATCATGTATGCCATCGCGGCGGCTTTCCTGATCATCGTCAGCTTCGGCCTGCCCAATGCCTGGCTCGCGCTGATCGCCTTCGGATGCGCCATGCAGGCCCTGGGTATGGGCAACGGCGCCGTGTTCCAGCTCGTCCCCCAGCGTTTCCGGCGGGAGATCGGCGTCATGACCGGGATGGTCGGCATGTCCGGGGGCATCGGCGGGTTCTATCTGGCATCGAGCCTGGGCCTGTCGAAGCAGTGGTTCGGCGACTACCAGGCGGGATTCCTGGTGTTCGCTCTGCTGGCGGTGGTGGCTCTGCTCGGCCTGTCCGGCGTTAAGAGGCGGTGGCGGACGACCTGGGGTGCCGCCCACATGACCGCCGCCAAGGTCTGA
- the nirB gene encoding nitrite reductase large subunit NirB — protein sequence MGKRKLVVIGNGMAGARAVEEVLARGGADLFEITMFGDEPYGNYNRILLSNVLNGSQDPADIVMNPLDWYRDNGITLHAGSPVTDIDRSAKTVRSGAGVHMPYDYLLIATGSRAFVPPIEGMTGPGGKLRDGVFAFRTLDDCDGIIARARESRQAAVIGGGLLGLEAARGLINHGCQVHVIHIGKHLMEQQLDAPAGAMLKAAMESMGVQVHLQKSTTAVLGDERGITGLAFKDGTGIDCDLVVVSAGIRPNAEIGMRCGLTVERAIVVDNHMRSVDDPDVYVVGECAQHRGRVYGLVAPLWDQAKVFADHVTGRNRDAAYHGSKLATKLKVMGVEVAAMGITEPTEERDEVVQFTEPKRGTYKKLIVRDGRLVGGILMGDISKAAYLMQAFDRDAPLPDERLSLLFDLGAPAEKVTLEEMPAEAQVCNCNGVTKAAIGGCVSGGARTASAVMKATRAGMGCGSCKGLVNELVDFYCGGEAEEDPSVHYYVPGVPLATQDLIEAILANDLKSVSSVFKVLAGGKEDPGSKPGLAVLLSMIWKSEYEDERDARFINDRMHGNIQKDGTFSVIPEMPGGVCTPDELKRIADVAVKYNVPLVKLTGGQRIDLVGVPRDDLPGVWKDLGMPAGHAWGKSYRTCKSCIGTDYCRFGLGDSMALATRIENRFRGIDSPGKLKLATAGCPRNCSEAYVKDVGAVAIGDGKWEIYVGGAAGAHIRKGDLLCVVGSHDEALKIMGRFMQYYRETAKWKERTYSYVERIGIAKLRSVVVDDSEGISERLDKAMQESIDAYRDPWLEGQNPATPNQFTSLVPVEG from the coding sequence ATGGGCAAGCGTAAACTGGTCGTCATCGGCAACGGCATGGCGGGCGCCCGCGCCGTGGAGGAAGTGCTCGCCCGCGGCGGCGCCGACCTGTTCGAGATCACGATGTTCGGCGACGAACCCTACGGCAACTACAACCGCATCCTGCTGTCCAACGTGCTGAACGGCAGCCAGGACCCGGCCGACATCGTCATGAACCCGCTGGACTGGTACCGGGACAACGGCATCACCTTGCACGCCGGGTCACCGGTGACCGATATCGACCGGTCGGCCAAGACGGTGCGGTCCGGCGCCGGCGTCCACATGCCCTATGACTATCTGCTGATCGCCACCGGCAGCCGCGCCTTCGTGCCGCCGATCGAGGGCATGACCGGCCCGGGCGGTAAGCTCCGGGACGGCGTGTTCGCCTTCCGCACGCTAGACGACTGCGACGGCATCATCGCGAGGGCCAGGGAGAGCCGGCAGGCGGCGGTGATCGGCGGCGGCCTGCTGGGCCTGGAGGCGGCGCGCGGCCTGATCAACCACGGCTGCCAGGTCCACGTGATCCATATCGGCAAGCACCTGATGGAGCAGCAGCTGGACGCCCCGGCCGGCGCCATGCTGAAGGCGGCCATGGAGTCCATGGGCGTGCAGGTTCATCTTCAGAAATCCACCACGGCCGTGCTGGGCGACGAACGCGGCATCACCGGCCTCGCCTTCAAGGACGGCACCGGCATCGACTGCGACCTGGTCGTCGTCTCCGCCGGCATCCGGCCGAACGCGGAGATCGGCATGCGTTGCGGCCTGACGGTGGAGCGCGCCATCGTGGTCGACAACCACATGCGTTCGGTGGACGACCCCGACGTCTATGTCGTGGGTGAATGCGCCCAGCACCGGGGCCGGGTCTACGGGCTGGTGGCGCCGCTGTGGGACCAGGCGAAGGTGTTCGCCGACCATGTCACCGGGCGCAATCGCGATGCCGCCTACCACGGCTCCAAGCTGGCGACCAAGCTGAAGGTGATGGGCGTCGAGGTGGCCGCGATGGGCATCACCGAGCCGACCGAGGAGCGGGACGAGGTCGTCCAGTTCACCGAGCCCAAGCGCGGCACCTACAAGAAGCTGATCGTCCGCGACGGGCGGCTGGTCGGCGGCATCCTGATGGGGGACATCAGCAAGGCGGCCTACCTGATGCAGGCGTTCGACCGGGATGCGCCGCTGCCCGACGAGCGGCTGTCCCTGCTGTTCGACCTCGGCGCGCCGGCGGAAAAGGTGACGCTGGAGGAGATGCCGGCCGAGGCCCAGGTCTGCAACTGCAACGGCGTGACCAAGGCCGCGATTGGCGGCTGCGTTTCCGGCGGCGCCCGCACCGCGTCGGCGGTGATGAAGGCGACGCGGGCCGGCATGGGCTGCGGCTCGTGCAAGGGGCTGGTCAACGAACTGGTCGATTTCTACTGCGGCGGCGAGGCGGAGGAAGACCCCTCGGTCCACTACTATGTGCCCGGCGTGCCGCTCGCGACCCAGGACCTGATCGAGGCGATCCTCGCCAACGACTTGAAGTCCGTGTCGTCGGTCTTTAAGGTGCTGGCCGGCGGCAAGGAAGACCCCGGCAGCAAGCCCGGCCTTGCCGTGCTGCTGTCGATGATCTGGAAGAGCGAGTACGAGGACGAGCGCGACGCCAGGTTCATCAATGACAGGATGCACGGCAACATCCAGAAGGACGGCACCTTCTCGGTCATCCCGGAGATGCCGGGCGGCGTCTGCACCCCGGACGAGCTGAAGCGGATCGCCGACGTTGCGGTCAAGTACAACGTGCCGCTGGTCAAGCTGACCGGCGGCCAGCGCATCGACCTGGTCGGCGTGCCGCGCGACGACCTGCCTGGCGTCTGGAAGGACCTGGGCATGCCGGCCGGCCACGCCTGGGGCAAGAGCTACCGGACCTGCAAGTCGTGCATCGGCACCGATTACTGCCGCTTCGGCCTGGGCGACAGCATGGCACTGGCGACCAGGATCGAGAACCGCTTCCGCGGCATCGACAGCCCGGGCAAACTGAAGCTTGCCACCGCCGGTTGCCCGCGCAATTGCTCCGAGGCCTACGTCAAGGACGTGGGCGCGGTCGCGATCGGCGACGGCAAGTGGGAGATCTATGTTGGCGGCGCCGCCGGCGCCCACATCCGCAAGGGCGACCTGCTGTGCGTGGTCGGCAGCCACGACGAGGCCCTGAAGATCATGGGCCGCTTCATGCAGTATTACCGCGAGACCGCGAAATGGAAGGAGCGGACCTACAGCTACGTCGAGCGCATCGGCATCGCCAAGCTCCGATCCGTCGTCGTGGACGACAGCGAGGGCATCAGCGAGCGCCTGGACAAGGCGATGCAGGAATCGATCGACGCCTATCGCGATCCTTGGCTGGAAGGCCAGAATCCCGCAACCCCCAACCAGTTTACCTCACTCGTTCCAGTGGAGGGCTGA
- the istB gene encoding IS21-like element helper ATPase IstB, producing the protein MKHPTHEALRRLRLYGMARGLEDLERQPERNQLSFDDQLALLVERETAERANTALASRLKRARLRQTACLEDLDWRTPRGLDRTLIRDLASCRWVREHQPLLVTGPTGIGKTFLACALGNQAAREGYGVFYTRLTRLLDDLATARLDGSLARVLRRLARLEVLIIDDWAMTELTAAQRLDLMEVIDDRHDRAATVLATQIPVANWHRSIGDATYADAILDRVVHRALRIELTGESMRRVRAADQKTARSATPS; encoded by the coding sequence ATGAAGCATCCGACCCACGAGGCTCTGCGCCGGCTGCGGCTGTACGGCATGGCGCGCGGCCTGGAAGACCTCGAGCGCCAGCCCGAGCGCAACCAGCTCAGCTTCGACGACCAGCTTGCCCTGCTGGTCGAGCGCGAGACGGCGGAGCGCGCCAACACCGCCCTGGCCAGCCGGCTGAAGCGGGCCCGGCTGCGCCAGACCGCCTGCCTGGAGGATCTCGACTGGCGCACGCCGCGCGGCCTCGATCGCACGCTGATCCGCGATCTGGCGAGTTGTCGCTGGGTTCGCGAGCACCAGCCGCTGCTGGTGACCGGCCCGACCGGCATCGGCAAGACGTTCCTGGCCTGTGCGCTGGGCAACCAGGCGGCCCGGGAAGGCTACGGCGTCTTCTACACCCGGCTGACGCGCCTGCTCGACGATCTGGCGACCGCCCGGCTCGACGGCTCGCTCGCCCGCGTCCTGCGCCGCCTGGCCCGCCTGGAGGTGCTGATCATCGACGACTGGGCCATGACCGAGCTCACTGCGGCTCAGCGGCTCGACCTGATGGAAGTGATCGACGACCGGCATGACCGTGCCGCCACGGTGCTGGCAACCCAGATCCCCGTGGCGAACTGGCACCGGTCGATCGGCGATGCCACTTACGCCGACGCGATCCTCGACCGCGTCGTTCACCGGGCATTGCGCATCGAGCTCACGGGCGAGTCCATGCGCCGGGTACGGGCGGCAGACCAGAAAACAGCCAGATCTGCAACGCCATCGTGA
- a CDS encoding IS630 family transposase: MAQTVSVIVSPENRARLAAVIGDRSRPLKHTQRARIVLLSADRLPVLEIARQTGVSRPSVWRWQRRFAEKGVDVLLREPSRKPGKAPVPEETVRRIVALTCAEPPGTATHWTGRAMAEAVGLSLRTIQRIWEAHRLQPHRIRTFKRSNDPAFAAKVEDVVGLYMDPPAHAVVISIDEKSQIQALDRTQPGLPLKPGKCGTMTHDYKRHGTTTLFAALNVLDGTVVGRCMSQHRHQEFIKFLNAVERAVPAGRIVHAILDNYATHKHPKVQAWLADHPRWVFHYTPTSASWLNAVEGFFSTLTSKRLKRGVFTSVPQLEDAIRRFIKEHNGKAKPFVWTKPAETILEKLRRLPAASLQ; the protein is encoded by the coding sequence ATGGCCCAGACAGTCAGCGTCATCGTCAGCCCTGAGAACCGCGCGCGGTTGGCCGCCGTCATCGGGGACCGCAGCCGCCCGCTCAAACACACGCAGCGGGCCCGTATCGTGCTTCTGTCGGCGGATCGGCTGCCGGTCCTGGAAATCGCCCGGCAGACCGGGGTAAGCCGCCCCTCGGTTTGGCGCTGGCAGCGTCGCTTCGCCGAGAAGGGCGTGGACGTGCTGCTGCGCGAACCCAGCCGCAAGCCGGGCAAGGCTCCGGTCCCGGAGGAGACGGTTCGGCGGATCGTTGCCCTGACCTGCGCGGAACCGCCCGGAACGGCGACCCACTGGACCGGGCGGGCGATGGCCGAGGCGGTCGGCCTGAGCCTGCGCACGATCCAGCGGATCTGGGAGGCGCATCGGCTCCAGCCCCACCGCATCCGCACCTTCAAGCGGTCCAACGATCCGGCCTTCGCCGCCAAGGTCGAGGACGTCGTCGGCCTCTACATGGACCCACCCGCCCACGCGGTGGTCATATCCATCGACGAGAAATCGCAGATCCAGGCGCTCGACCGCACCCAGCCGGGACTGCCGCTGAAGCCGGGGAAATGCGGAACCATGACCCACGACTACAAGCGCCACGGCACCACCACCCTGTTCGCGGCCCTGAACGTGCTGGACGGCACCGTGGTCGGCCGCTGCATGAGCCAGCACCGTCATCAGGAGTTCATCAAGTTCCTCAACGCCGTCGAGCGCGCCGTTCCGGCGGGCAGGATCGTCCATGCCATCCTGGACAACTACGCCACCCACAAGCACCCGAAGGTGCAGGCCTGGCTGGCCGATCACCCGCGTTGGGTTTTCCATTACACGCCCACCTCGGCGTCCTGGCTGAACGCCGTCGAGGGCTTCTTCTCGACCCTGACCAGCAAGCGCCTGAAGCGTGGCGTCTTCACCTCCGTCCCCCAACTGGAGGACGCGATCCGCCGCTTCATCAAGGAGCATAACGGCAAGGCAAAACCCTTCGTCTGGACCAAGCCCGCCGAGACCATCCTGGAAAAGCTCAGGCGCCTTCCCGCTGCATCCCTTCAATGA
- a CDS encoding PEP-CTERM sorting domain-containing protein (PEP-CTERM proteins occur, often in large numbers, in the proteomes of bacteria that also encode an exosortase, a predicted intramembrane cysteine proteinase. The presence of a PEP-CTERM domain at a protein's C-terminus predicts cleavage within the sorting domain, followed by covalent anchoring to some some component of the (usually Gram-negative) cell surface. Many PEP-CTERM proteins exhibit an unusual sequence composition that includes large numbers of potential glycosylation sites. Expression of one such protein has been shown restore the ability of a bacterium to form floc, a type of biofilm.) has translation MVAEVPEPVTLALIAAGGVGLSLVRHRRRQKV, from the coding sequence ATGGTCGCGGAGGTCCCGGAACCGGTGACGCTGGCACTGATCGCCGCCGGGGGCGTTGGGCTGAGCTTGGTGCGGCATCGCAGGCGCCAAAAAGTCTAA
- a CDS encoding Rieske (2Fe-2S) protein, which yields MSDRFTLGPLTGLPAGEGRTFKLGDRRVAVFRTRDGAVYATQASCPHRSGPLADGMLGGHALVCPLHDWMFDLKTGSSLNGTCGIKTYTARVEPDGNITVEVDDGPEINANPAAGPMTSDIGTGTPPPS from the coding sequence ATGTCCGATCGTTTCACCCTGGGTCCCCTGACCGGCCTTCCCGCCGGCGAGGGGCGCACCTTCAAGCTCGGCGACCGCCGCGTCGCCGTCTTCCGCACCAGGGACGGTGCAGTCTATGCCACCCAGGCGAGCTGCCCGCACCGATCGGGACCGCTGGCCGACGGCATGCTGGGCGGCCATGCTCTGGTCTGCCCGCTGCATGACTGGATGTTCGATCTGAAGACGGGGAGTTCCCTGAACGGCACCTGCGGCATCAAGACATACACAGCCCGTGTCGAACCCGACGGGAACATCACCGTGGAGGTTGACGACGGCCCAGAAATCAATGCCAATCCCGCTGCCGGTCCCATGACATCCGACATCGGCACAGGCACGCCGCCGCCTAGCTGA
- a CDS encoding IS256 family transposase: MNDDSTLVRLRQPDEFDDPLTAILRAGARRLLEQAIEAEVEAFLASMKDLRLADGRERVVRHGHGPERTIQTGIGPVAVRRAKVRDRGAGEAEERVRFTSAILPRWARRTPSLDALLPVLYLRGVSTGDFQEALAALLGKDAPNLSPAVIGRLKQDWAEDYARWQRRDLSARRYVYVWADGIHLQARMEPTAECMLVVIGATPEGRKELVGFQVGVRESAQSWRELLVDLKARGLQVAPELAVADGALGFWKALDELFPGTRHQRCWVHKTVNILNKVPKSLQPAMKKDLQEIWMAPDRKAAQDALGVFEKKYGAKYAGAVGCLTKDRDALLAFYDFPAEHWEHLRTTNPIESVFATVRHRTVRTKGALSQDTAKLMVFKLVMAASKTWRRLNGENQLPKVIRGVTFRDGIEVAEVPLPSAA; the protein is encoded by the coding sequence ATGAACGACGATAGCACCCTTGTCCGGCTGCGTCAGCCCGACGAGTTCGACGACCCGCTGACCGCGATCCTGCGCGCCGGAGCCCGCCGGCTGCTGGAGCAGGCCATCGAGGCGGAGGTGGAGGCCTTCCTGGCCTCCATGAAGGACCTGAGGCTGGCCGACGGCCGTGAGCGCGTGGTGCGGCACGGCCACGGCCCGGAGCGCACCATCCAGACCGGCATCGGGCCGGTCGCGGTGCGGCGCGCCAAGGTGCGCGACCGCGGCGCCGGGGAGGCGGAGGAACGGGTCCGCTTCACCTCTGCGATCCTGCCGCGCTGGGCGCGCCGGACGCCGAGCCTGGACGCCCTGCTGCCCGTGCTCTACCTGCGCGGCGTCTCGACCGGCGACTTCCAGGAGGCGCTGGCCGCCTTGCTCGGCAAGGACGCGCCCAACCTGTCGCCCGCGGTGATCGGCCGGCTCAAGCAGGACTGGGCGGAGGACTACGCGCGCTGGCAGCGGCGCGACCTGTCGGCCCGGCGCTACGTCTATGTCTGGGCCGACGGCATCCACCTGCAGGCCCGCATGGAGCCGACCGCGGAATGCATGCTGGTCGTCATCGGCGCCACGCCGGAGGGCCGCAAGGAACTGGTCGGCTTCCAGGTCGGCGTGCGCGAAAGCGCCCAGAGCTGGCGCGAGCTGCTCGTCGACCTGAAGGCGCGCGGCCTCCAGGTCGCGCCCGAGTTGGCCGTCGCCGACGGCGCGCTGGGCTTCTGGAAGGCGTTGGACGAGCTGTTCCCGGGCACGCGCCACCAGCGCTGCTGGGTCCACAAGACCGTGAACATCCTCAACAAGGTGCCGAAATCCCTCCAGCCGGCGATGAAGAAGGACCTGCAGGAGATCTGGATGGCTCCGGACCGCAAGGCGGCGCAGGACGCCCTCGGGGTCTTCGAGAAGAAGTACGGCGCCAAGTATGCCGGCGCGGTCGGTTGCCTGACCAAGGACCGCGACGCGCTGCTGGCGTTCTACGACTTCCCGGCCGAGCATTGGGAGCACCTGCGCACGACCAACCCGATCGAGAGCGTCTTCGCCACGGTGCGCCACCGGACGGTTCGGACCAAGGGCGCGCTGTCCCAGGACACCGCCAAGCTGATGGTCTTCAAGCTGGTCATGGCCGCGTCCAAGACCTGGCGCCGGCTCAACGGCGAAAACCAGTTGCCCAAGGTCATCCGCGGCGTCACATTCCGCGACGGCATCGAGGTTGCCGAGGTTCCCCTACCAAGTGCCGCCTGA
- a CDS encoding molybdopterin oxidoreductase family protein, whose protein sequence is MAGTHAGTRTDTHCPYCAFQCGMTLVREDACGEVRYTVAARDFPTNRGGLCRKGWTAADLLSAPDRLTTPLMRDSKDGPLRPASWNEALDRITDAIGRTQREHGPAAVGIFGGGGLTNEKSYMLGKFARVALRTPNIDYNGRFCMASAAAAGMKAFGIDRGLPFPLEDIGRAEVILLVGGNPAESLPVMMQYFEEQKRRGGRLIVVDPRVTPTAALADLHLQITPGTDAALGNALLNSVIRQGYLDLDFIGLRTVGFEQVRRTVGSYWPDRSERITGVPADRINEAARMLGTAGTAMVLTARGPEQQSSGVDNVLSFINLALALGKVGKPFCGFGTLTGQGNGQGGREHGQKADQLPGYRKLDNPEHRAHAASVWGVEEASLPGPGLSACELLAALGREEPGKPGIRVLLVMASNIAVSAPDAAQVRQGLRALDLLVVSDMFLSETAGMADVVLPIAQWAEEEGTMTNLEGRVQLRRRAKPAPDGVRTDLQVIKALADRLGRGAHFTDDAREAFGELRRASSGGLADYSGITWERVVAEDGVFWPCPDDAAGPAGTPRLFLDRFPTPDGRARFSPVGHRPPDEEPDQHYPLYLTTGRVLSQYQSGAQTRRVPALLEAEPEAFVEIHPGMARSFGIRNGDRVRLVTRRGDAVVKARLVTTIRMDTLFVPFHWGGAGCANLLTNAALDPVSRIPEFKVCAVRLERADLPRKH, encoded by the coding sequence ATGGCGGGGACGCATGCGGGGACCCGCACGGACACGCACTGTCCGTACTGCGCCTTCCAGTGCGGCATGACCCTGGTCCGGGAAGACGCCTGCGGGGAGGTCCGTTACACCGTGGCCGCCCGCGATTTCCCGACCAATCGGGGCGGACTGTGCCGCAAGGGCTGGACGGCCGCCGACCTGCTGTCGGCACCCGACCGGCTTACCACGCCCCTGATGCGCGACAGCAAGGACGGCCCCCTGCGCCCCGCCTCGTGGAACGAGGCGCTTGACAGGATCACCGACGCGATCGGCCGGACCCAGCGGGAGCATGGTCCGGCCGCCGTCGGCATATTCGGCGGCGGCGGGCTGACCAACGAGAAGTCCTACATGCTGGGCAAGTTCGCCCGCGTGGCGCTCCGTACCCCCAACATCGACTACAACGGCCGTTTCTGCATGGCATCGGCCGCCGCGGCCGGGATGAAGGCGTTCGGCATCGACCGCGGCCTGCCGTTCCCGCTGGAGGATATCGGGAGGGCCGAGGTGATCCTCCTGGTCGGCGGCAACCCGGCTGAATCGCTGCCCGTCATGATGCAGTACTTCGAGGAGCAGAAACGCCGAGGCGGCCGCCTGATCGTCGTCGATCCCCGAGTCACGCCCACGGCGGCGCTGGCGGACCTGCATCTCCAGATCACTCCGGGAACCGACGCCGCGCTCGGCAACGCCCTGCTGAACTCGGTGATCCGGCAAGGCTACCTGGACCTCGACTTCATCGGGCTGCGCACCGTCGGGTTCGAGCAAGTCCGGCGGACCGTAGGCTCCTACTGGCCCGATCGGAGCGAGCGCATCACCGGCGTTCCCGCCGACCGCATCAACGAGGCCGCCCGCATGCTGGGCACCGCCGGGACGGCGATGGTGCTGACCGCCCGCGGGCCGGAGCAGCAGAGCTCCGGTGTCGACAACGTGCTGTCTTTCATCAACCTGGCGCTGGCGCTGGGCAAGGTCGGCAAACCTTTCTGCGGCTTCGGCACCCTGACCGGCCAAGGCAACGGCCAGGGCGGGCGCGAGCACGGCCAGAAGGCCGACCAGCTTCCGGGATACCGCAAGCTGGACAACCCGGAGCACCGGGCGCACGCCGCTTCGGTCTGGGGCGTCGAGGAAGCCTCGCTTCCCGGCCCGGGGCTGTCAGCCTGCGAGCTTCTCGCCGCCCTCGGCCGGGAGGAGCCGGGCAAGCCCGGCATCCGCGTCCTTCTGGTGATGGCCTCCAACATCGCCGTCTCGGCCCCGGATGCGGCGCAGGTCCGGCAGGGCCTGCGGGCGCTCGACCTGCTGGTGGTGTCCGACATGTTCCTGTCCGAGACCGCCGGGATGGCCGACGTCGTCCTCCCAATCGCCCAGTGGGCAGAGGAGGAGGGCACCATGACCAACCTGGAGGGGCGCGTCCAGCTACGGCGCCGGGCGAAGCCGGCACCCGACGGCGTCCGCACCGATCTCCAGGTGATCAAGGCCCTGGCCGACCGGCTGGGCCGCGGCGCCCACTTCACCGACGATGCCCGCGAAGCGTTCGGCGAGCTTCGCCGGGCAAGCTCCGGCGGCCTCGCGGACTATTCCGGCATTACCTGGGAGCGGGTCGTGGCGGAGGACGGCGTCTTCTGGCCCTGTCCCGATGACGCCGCTGGTCCTGCCGGGACCCCCCGCCTGTTCCTCGACCGTTTCCCGACACCCGACGGCAGGGCGCGCTTCAGCCCCGTCGGCCACCGTCCCCCGGACGAGGAGCCGGACCAGCATTACCCGCTCTACCTGACCACGGGGCGGGTGCTGTCGCAGTACCAGTCCGGCGCCCAGACGCGCCGGGTGCCGGCGCTGCTGGAGGCGGAGCCCGAAGCTTTCGTCGAGATCCATCCCGGCATGGCCCGAAGCTTCGGCATCCGGAACGGCGACCGGGTGCGGCTCGTCACCCGGCGGGGCGACGCGGTGGTCAAGGCGCGCCTCGTCACGACGATCCGGATGGACACGTTGTTCGTCCCTTTCCACTGGGGCGGCGCGGGGTGCGCCAACCTGCTGACCAACGCCGCCCTCGATCCCGTCTCGCGCATACCGGAGTTCAAGGTCTGCGCCGTCCGCCTGGAACGGGCGGACTTGCCCCGGAAACATTGA